A stretch of the Clostridiales bacterium genome encodes the following:
- a CDS encoding MATE family efflux transporter, protein MINRIRITRDERPVCRQIMKLTGPIILQNLLSAAVNSADVVMLNFVGQAHISAVSLAAQYASVLFMVLYGLGTGVTMLSAQYFGRGDLKAVDAVEGIALRFSVIVTAMLAAAALLIPEQMMRVFTPDPELIAIGAEYLRNVSAAYLCWGLIEIYLATLRSVGRVGISTALNTTAFLLNILLNAVFIFGLFGAPKLGAAGVALATSISRIVELILALAVSGRSRDVKLKLSYMLIRSKALFRDFLRMAMPVTLNDVSWGLAFSMYSVIIGQFLGTDMVAANSFTSLVRNFGTVLCFSVASGGGILLGQLLGNGQMKEAEQGAKVLMKLTVLSGIAGGLVVLACIPPALRFANLTEAGRGYLKGMLLINTYYVMGQAVNTTLIAGIFRAGGDSRFGFVCDTIDMWCYAVPLGFLAAAALKLPPLAVYFLLCTDEFVKWPWVFRHYRSRKWLRNITRENVLDA, encoded by the coding sequence ATGATCAACAGAATCCGGATCACCCGGGATGAACGCCCGGTGTGCAGGCAGATCATGAAGCTGACCGGCCCGATCATCCTGCAGAACCTGCTGAGCGCAGCGGTCAACTCCGCGGACGTGGTGATGCTGAATTTCGTGGGGCAGGCGCATATATCGGCGGTTTCCCTGGCAGCCCAGTATGCCAGCGTCCTGTTTATGGTGCTGTACGGGCTGGGAACCGGCGTGACCATGCTGAGCGCCCAGTATTTCGGCCGGGGCGACCTGAAGGCTGTGGATGCGGTGGAAGGCATCGCGCTGCGATTCTCCGTGATTGTGACAGCGATGCTGGCAGCCGCGGCCCTGCTGATTCCGGAACAGATGATGCGGGTGTTTACACCGGATCCGGAGCTGATCGCCATCGGCGCGGAATACCTGCGGAATGTGTCTGCTGCCTACCTCTGCTGGGGCCTGATTGAAATCTACCTCGCCACGCTGCGCTCCGTGGGGCGGGTGGGGATCAGCACGGCGCTGAACACCACGGCATTCCTGCTGAATATCCTGCTGAACGCAGTGTTTATCTTCGGGCTGTTCGGCGCGCCGAAGCTCGGCGCAGCGGGTGTGGCCCTGGCGACATCCATCTCACGGATCGTGGAACTGATTCTGGCGCTGGCGGTATCCGGCCGGAGCCGGGACGTAAAGCTGAAGCTGTCGTATATGCTGATCCGGAGCAAGGCGCTTTTCCGCGATTTCCTGCGGATGGCCATGCCGGTCACGCTGAACGACGTTTCCTGGGGACTGGCATTCTCGATGTATTCCGTGATCATCGGGCAGTTTCTCGGGACAGATATGGTGGCTGCCAACTCTTTTACCTCCCTGGTGCGGAACTTCGGTACGGTGCTGTGCTTCAGCGTGGCCAGCGGCGGGGGAATCCTGCTGGGGCAGCTGCTCGGGAACGGGCAGATGAAGGAAGCGGAGCAGGGCGCGAAGGTGCTGATGAAACTGACGGTACTGTCCGGCATTGCGGGCGGCCTGGTGGTGCTGGCCTGCATCCCGCCGGCACTGCGGTTCGCGAACCTGACGGAAGCCGGACGGGGATACCTGAAGGGAATGCTGCTGATCAACACCTATTACGTGATGGGGCAGGCGGTGAACACCACCCTGATCGCCGGGATCTTCCGGGCGGGGGGAGACAGCCGGTTCGGCTTTGTCTGCGACACGATTGATATGTGGTGCTACGCGGTTCCGCTGGGTTTCCTGGCCGCGGCGGCGCTGAAACTTCCGCCGCTGGCGGTTTATTTCCTGCTGTGCACGGATGAGTTTGTGAAGTGGCCATGGGTATTCCGGCACTACCGGAGCCGGAAATGGCTGCGGAACATTACCCGGGAGAATGTGCTGGACGCATGA
- a CDS encoding carbohydrate ABC transporter permease, protein MSTVEIKAGRAHTAGNKLSVRTVLIFTVLIVWAFVSLFPVYWMLTFSLKNNSEIFGSNVIGLPNYWAWENYDRALHTGSMGRYFLNSLVIAVSSILFTLIAAVMATYAMTRLVWKGRETMNKFFMLGLTIPIHAAIVPLYVVLSRVGMLNSYGALIIPYSAFSLAMAILISTGFMGDIPYDLDEAAFLDGCGVWGIFFRVIAPLMVPAVSTVGIYTFLQCWNELMFATIFNSKEALKTLPVGIQGLVGQYSTEWGAIGASLSIATIPTLIVYVLLSKRIQDSFIAGAVKG, encoded by the coding sequence ATGAGCACAGTTGAAATCAAAGCCGGCCGGGCTCATACTGCCGGCAACAAGCTTTCGGTCCGTACGGTGCTGATCTTCACCGTTCTGATTGTATGGGCGTTTGTCAGCCTTTTTCCAGTTTACTGGATGCTGACCTTCTCCCTGAAGAACAATTCCGAAATATTCGGATCCAATGTGATCGGACTGCCGAATTACTGGGCGTGGGAGAACTATGACCGGGCGCTGCACACCGGCAGTATGGGCCGGTATTTCCTCAACAGCCTGGTTATTGCCGTATCTTCCATCCTCTTTACACTTATTGCGGCAGTTATGGCGACTTACGCGATGACGCGGCTGGTGTGGAAGGGCCGGGAGACCATGAACAAGTTCTTCATGCTCGGGCTGACCATCCCGATCCACGCGGCCATTGTTCCCCTATATGTGGTGCTCAGCAGGGTAGGCATGCTGAACAGTTACGGAGCGCTGATCATTCCCTATTCAGCGTTCTCGCTGGCGATGGCGATCCTGATCAGTACCGGGTTCATGGGGGACATTCCCTATGACCTGGACGAGGCCGCCTTCCTGGACGGCTGCGGTGTCTGGGGAATTTTCTTCCGCGTCATTGCCCCGCTGATGGTTCCGGCGGTTTCCACCGTGGGTATTTATACCTTCCTGCAGTGCTGGAACGAGCTGATGTTCGCAACGATCTTCAACAGCAAGGAAGCCCTGAAGACGCTGCCGGTGGGTATCCAGGGCCTGGTGGGCCAGTACTCTACGGAGTGGGGCGCCATCGGCGCATCCCTTTCGATTGCCACCATCCCGACGCTGATTGTGTACGTCCTGCTGAGCAAACGGATCCAGGACAGTTTCATCGCCGGTGCGGTCAAGGGCTGA
- a CDS encoding sugar ABC transporter permease translates to MKKTIGYRINIFLFLLPALFLFIGVLIAPIAMSAFYSLHKWSGFDTPVFIGLKNYVELFTSMSINFPRALKNALLLALFSVIIQLPFALWLALKLAKGVRGERFFLSVFFLPVLISTVVIGQLWIKIYNPEYGVLNTLLRSLGLDSWCQIWLGDRNTALGAAFVPMLWQYVGYHMLLMYAGVKSVPPELREAGMLDGCNDSKLNRYIVIPYIKPILRVSVIFAVTGSLKAFDLIYVLTNGGPVHATEVPSTLMINLLFLRNRYGMGSAIAVMLILLCFLFALLINMIFRKDKVV, encoded by the coding sequence ATGAAAAAGACGATAGGTTACCGGATCAACATTTTCCTGTTTTTACTTCCGGCGCTCTTCCTGTTTATAGGCGTGCTGATCGCGCCTATTGCCATGTCCGCATTTTACAGCCTTCATAAGTGGAGCGGATTTGATACGCCGGTGTTCATCGGCCTCAAAAACTATGTGGAACTGTTTACCAGCATGTCCATCAATTTCCCGCGGGCATTGAAAAATGCCCTTCTGCTGGCACTGTTTTCCGTAATTATCCAGCTCCCGTTTGCACTGTGGCTGGCCCTGAAGCTGGCAAAGGGGGTTCGGGGAGAACGGTTTTTCCTTTCCGTATTCTTCCTGCCCGTGCTGATTTCCACCGTTGTTATCGGCCAGCTGTGGATCAAGATCTACAACCCGGAATACGGCGTACTGAATACGCTTCTGCGGAGCCTGGGGCTGGACAGCTGGTGCCAGATCTGGCTGGGAGACCGGAATACAGCGCTTGGAGCGGCTTTTGTCCCGATGCTGTGGCAGTATGTGGGCTATCATATGCTGCTGATGTATGCGGGAGTCAAGAGTGTTCCGCCGGAACTACGGGAAGCCGGCATGCTCGATGGCTGCAATGACAGCAAGCTGAACCGGTACATCGTTATTCCCTATATCAAGCCCATCCTTCGGGTCAGCGTAATCTTTGCGGTTACAGGCTCCCTGAAAGCTTTTGACCTGATCTACGTTCTTACCAACGGCGGACCGGTCCACGCAACAGAAGTGCCCAGCACGCTGATGATTAACCTGCTGTTCCTGCGCAACCGCTACGGCATGGGATCAGCAATCGCTGTGATGCTGATTCTGCTGTGCTTCCTGTTTGCGCTGCTGATCAATATGATTTTCAGAAAGGATAAGGTAGTATGA